The Moorena producens PAL-8-15-08-1 genomic interval TACTACCTGACCAGCTTCGTCTAGAGTGAGTAGTACCGACATGGTTAAGCGGTCTTGACCTGGTACTAGGGAACAAAGCTGGGTAACGGCTTCTGGTAGTAAAGGCAATATCACATCGGACAGATAAACTGCTGTACCCCTTTTTCTGGCTTCATCAGCCAAGGCAGAGTCTGGAGGGACAAAGTAAGCCACATCAGCAATATGTATCCCCAGTTGCCACTGATTTGCTTCAGTTTTTTCTAGAGTAAAGGCGTTTTCTACAACTACCTTCTCTGAGTTAGCTAGCTTATCTTCAATGGTAATGGTCAGAACCTTTCGCAAATCTAAGCGCTGGCTATAGTCTGATTTTTTCAGCTTTTTCGGTAAATTATCAGCGGCTAGAAGTACCCCATCAGGGAAGTTAGAGCGTAAATCGTGCTTGCAACAGACAATGTCGGTGTCAGCCGCATCTTCTGCATCACTTCCTAAAATACGGGCAACTTTTCCAAGGGGAGGGTTTTGTCCGAGGGGGTAGCGTAGGACTTCTACATGAACCAGATGCTCCACTGCTTTTTGTAAGATTTCCTCATCTGGTTCAAGATCTAGTTCAAACAAGAGTCGGTCATCAAGGGGAAAGGCTCGGTAACCATTACCAATTTCCTTGACTCGCGCTAGCACTGAAGGATTTACCCGTTCGAGAATTAACCGCACTTCTCCTTCAGGAGACCGGCGTCGGCTACCTTCTTTGGTAACTTTGACTAGGACGCGATCGCCATTCCAGGCAGTACTGAGATTGGTTTCCCGAATGTAAATATCATCGGCTCCCTCGACTTCTTGGATGGCGAAACAAAAGCCTTTACTCGAACAGCGCAGCTTGGCTTCCACCACGTCTTCTTCATAAACACGTCGATACCTGCCGCGATCTTTAACCAGAATTCCTAATTTTTCCAGTGCATCCAGGGAAATCTGGAGTTTTTTGAGACTTTCTTTGTCTTGGCAACCAAGTTTTTTTTCTAAGACTTTGGGTGCCACTAGTTTATCATCAGTAAAATTAGAAAGTAATGTAGCGATTGAAAATTCCATCCAACAATCCTTTTCGTCTGATCGTGGTTTTTGCTTGTTGCCCTTAAGAGCATGCGATCGCGCGGGGTAGGACAGTCCCTGATGCGATCGGGTCATCGGCTGAACTATTGAAAGGCAAGCCAGGTGTACACTTCCCGAGCAGCAAAGAAAACGTGCATTACTTTTCCCGGGTACCTGAACTTGTTCCACCCCTTGTGTTTCTTTCCCAGGAAAGGGTATCCACTGATGGTTTGCCTAAACTGTTTAACCAACTCTGTTGTTTTTGTTCCGAAGCAAGACTAAGGTCAGGGTAACTTTTAGGCTAATGACTCACCTAACTTTGCCTGCGGGATTTTTGAGTCAGAGGTTGGTCAATAGCCAGTGATTCAAACGCCATGGCACCTTCTTTGAGTTACGGTTTGAGGCCCCTAGGACGATTGTTTCTTTGGCGAATTTATCATCAAACGGGTAACTTACAGGCAGTTATGTATAAGAAGCAACCGATTCAAAGAGTGAGAATCTCCAATGCCACCCAGTTTCTTTGGCGCTTAACTCTTTTGTTCAGACACTGCAATACTCAGAACCATTACGCTTCCTGGTAACTTAGTCCCCTTGCTTTGGCAATGCTGTAGCCCCTGGGGCAAAAGAGAAGCTTAGCTTAGTCTGGTCAGCCTCGGAACTTTGTCCAAATTCCCCAGTTATATCTACTACTAGTCTACCATTAGGGCAACCGATTGGTCACGCTTACGCCCTAAATCCAGATTTTCTGAATCGTCATACTGACTCGCGTAGGCTAAAAAGCAATAAATTACATCAGCATATGACAGCTCTTCTGGAAGAAGCGTAGGTGTAGGCAACGAGGGGAACTTGGAGGTACCCGCCCTCTGTTTTCTTGTTCCTAGAGCGCCTGGGAAAAAGAAACTTTGGTTTTGCGTAGGCTGTGCTGCTCAACTGGATCAGGAACCGCAACTGAAATTCCTTTCTCCTACGTCTGTTGCAGATTGTAACTACAGAATGATTTAGCGCCAGCTTACCAAAGATAGTTCTATTATATTATGTTTTATTGTACATCAACGGAAGTAAGGAATCGGGAAGAAATGTTCCGGTGTTCCGCAGATCAGCTGTTCCGTTTGCTACAGTTTTCGGGTAAAGCTATGCTATGATATAATGCTTAGATTTGGGCAGGAAATGGTTTTATGTTTACTCAGTTCCGAGATCGTTATCCTCAAGGCAGCTTGATCAGCGATCTTTTAGCGATTGACCATGGTCAGTACATAGTACGTTGCTCAGTTAAAGTTGAGGGTACCATCTTGGTCACCGGTCTAGCTGCTGCCCAAACTGTTGAATTAGCAGAAGATCAAGCCAGACAAAGAGCCTTAGCTGCTTTAGGCATGGATAGCACGAAAGGGATTGATCAAAACAAGGATAATCCCAGAGCAAAGCGTGAGGTAAATCTGCCGCTGCAACCATTGCCTCGCTATGATGTTGGCTCGACCTCAGCAAGTCATGAACAGACTCAACCCAATCATCATTTTACTCAAGCTACTCGAACCAGTGACACCAGTAGTTACTCTTTCTCAGAGTCAAGAGCTAGAGAGGTTAGAGAAACTGCTGCCAATATCCCATCAGTAGAACCAGCAAGGAAATTTAGCAATGACTCCCTTTCACCGGACCTAGAAACCTCTTTGCCAGTTGATATCCCTATAAAGAGGGAGCCAATTAGCTACCAGACCCCACAACCTGATCCTCCAGTCCAGTCATATTCTCAAAATACCATAGAGACTAACACCAGTGACATGGGACCCTTGAGTTCTGGAATTGTTGACCATTCTGACATCATTACTAAAACTAATGTAGAAATGAAGCGTCTGGGTTGGACAACTCAACAGGGGAAAGACTATCTTCTACAAACTTACGGTAAGCGATCGCGTCAGCTGCTTAGTGACCAAGAGTTAATGTCTTTTCTGAAATATCTAGAATCTCAGCCAATACCTTCAGATTCTTAAGCTATTAGCTATAGAAAGGGAACAGGGAACAGGGAACAGGGAGCAGGGAGCAGGGAGCAGGGAGCAGGGAGCAGGGAGCAGGGAGCAGGGAGCAGGGAGCAGGGAGCAGGGAATAGGGAATAGGGAACAGTTGCGTAGGGTGTGTTAGGGGGGCCTCATTTTCCGCCTCGTAGCCAGGCTTTGGATAGCCCGCCCCGTAACGCACCACGGTGTCAAACAGTAAAAGCGATGCATCAAGACAATGAGATGCACCCAATTATATCAACCACAAAAGGGATACTCTTGGCTGAGCATCCCTTTTTTTATTAACCTGAAATCGTCAGCATTTAGCATTCATCGTTTAGTTATTTTTTTTTATTCAACTATTTGCAATTTGCCATAAATCTGACCTATAAAATTATAACAATTATTTTAATTACTTAACTAATCAAGTATTATAGCCATTATATTTACCATAAGTTACAAATTGATCCCCCTAAATCCCCCTTAAAAAGGGGGACTTTGAGATTTATAATCGTACCTCATAACTGCGATAAAAACTGTAATTAAATAATATTACTGTTCCCGATTCCCGATTCCCGATTCCCGATTCCCGATTTAATACCTCTAATTATAAGTTTCAAATTAATTGCAACTTCTCCATAAAAAACCAAAAAAAAGTTTTTTACAACCCTTGACAACATTAACTATAATCATTATGATTATAGTTATAACGACGAATTCAATGTTTGAAACATGTCAACAGAATTTAATCCAAACCTAAAAAAATACCCTGTTGAGCACACTCTGAAAGGCTCTCGTAAAGCAGTAATCTACAGCATGCACACCCTCTATGTATTTGGTTATGCAGAGATTTGCGAGTGGAGCCCTATGGAGCCGACGGAGGTTCCAGGAGAAGTGAAGACGACAATGATGAAGTATTGGCTGTTGCCATAACACTTTAAATTTCTGGGGGGGTTTTCCCCCCTAGCAAAGGCTCCTGGTCTTGTAAAATAAGATCAGATCAGGTTTGGTTTGGGATCTGACTGACATGAGAATTTCAATCCACTTACTGTGGCATTGAAAAAGCCGTAGACATAATATCTACGGCTATTTTTTTTTACTTTTTATAACGTTTCTAGGACTCATGAAGTACATATAATTGTTTGACTATTGGCTATTTTATTCCTCTCCTGGGAGGGGTTAGGGCGTGTATTCTTGCCTCTGAGATCCCCCTAAATCCCCCTTAAAAAAGGGGGACTTTGAGTATGGCTCCCCCCTTTTTTAAGCTATCCATTAGGCAAAAGTAGTCGAAACAGTGATAGAGACTAGGATTTAGGCAAGGATTGGGAGAGGAGTGGTGAGAGCCATTATTAAACTAACAGGGATTTCCCAAGACTGCGGTCGCAAAATCACAAACGCGATCGCAAAATCACAAACGCGATCGCAAAATCACAAACGCGATCGCAAAATCACAAACGCGATCGCAAAATCACAAACGCGATCGCAAAATCACAAACGCGATCGCCTACGGCAGCAGCTTGCGCTGATCGCACTTAAGTAGGGCTTGCTGCACAAGTATGGAAACTATACCAGACAGGGCTTTCAATCATTTTTACCCTGAAAAAGTGCCAGGATTTTGAGCCCATCGATACAAAAACCTGGCACCATCGTAGGGGAACACTTGGTTATATTCGGAATGTGAGGGAAAAATAAGCATATTTTTCAAGAGCTAGTTTCAGATCCGCAAATTTCCCCAAAGACTTGTGCAGCAAGCGATAGTGAACTCTTAACTTATTACTTATTACTTATTACTTATTACCCGAATCAATAGACTTATTCAGCAAGCCCTAAGTAGGAGCACCCTCACGGGAGTGGACAGGGAGGCATTGGTTATGAGAGTATCAGAGGAAAAAGTCAATCAGGAGATGAAGAAGAACAAATGAAGGATTGGATCAGCCAGGAAATAAATCCGAAATTTTTCAGGACATACGTCATGCCAAAAGATTGAGAAAGACACTTGTGGTCTTAAGCGAGCATCCAGGAGAAACAGTACCAAAAGCGAGTGGTAATGCCAGCAACAGCCAAAGTATTTACAGATTTTGGTCAAATGAGAAAGTGACAAGAACACAAATATTGGCTTCACACAAGGAAGGCGTAGTGAGGAGATGTGTGGAAGCAGGAGTAGTGCTGGCAATACAGGACACGACCGACTTGGAGTATACGACACATGAAGCCACAAAAGGTTTGGGATATATAAATCAGACCCTTCAACAAGGAATTAAAGTTCATAGCTGTATAGCGGTCAGTGCCAAAGGAAAACCATTAGGACTGCTACATCAACAGAGTTGGACCAGAAAGCACAGGAGTGGTTTGAAAAAAGAACGCAAGAAAAAAGCGATTCAAGAAAAAGAAAGTTATCGATGGTTAGAGACAGTTAAGGGAGCTGAAGAAGGACTAGCGGAAAAAGCCAAGCTCATACATGTTGCAGATCGTGAGGCTGATATCTTCGAGTTATTCGCCCAAAAGCGTTCTGCTAATAGCGAATTACTGATTCTTCGAGAGTATAATCGCAGGGTGAAAGAGGAGATGGGATATCTGTTACCGATGATTGAACAAAGACCAATTTTAGGTACAATGACCATCAACTTAGAGCGTAATCCCAAACGTCCAGCTCGTCAGGCATCATTACAAATCCGAGGGATAAGAGTCACTTTGGAAGTGCCTCAACATCATCCCAAACCCCACAATCTCCATCCAGTGGAAATCAACGTACTACTGGTAGAAGAAACTGAGAAACCGGCTGATGGTAGTCAACCCATTCGTTGGTTGTTGCTCACAACTCTACCAATTGACGACTTCCAAAAAGCTTGGCAATGCGTGCAGTGGTATAGTTATCGATGGCTCATCGAACGCTTTCACTTTACCCTTAAAAGTGGCTGACGCACGCGAAAAACTTCAACTTCAAACTAGAGAGCGTTTACTCAAAGCACTGGCTACTTATAACATTGTTGCTTGGCGATTAATGTGGTTAACGTAATCTCGCTCGACTTAATCCCGATGCTTCTTGCCAAGTAGTTTTATCTCCACAGGAATGGAAGCTCAAGCGACTTCAATTTCAACCCAAAAACCGCTCGAAAAAACCTCCTACTCTTCGCCAAGCTCTGATGAGCGATTGCACGTTTGGGTGGATTTTTGGCCCGTACCGGAGATGGCGAACCTGGCTTGAAAACTCTAGCCGCGAGGGCTTTCTACCTTTTACCATTTGTTTGAAGGTTCACAACTTGCTTCTACGTCCTAGTCTCTATCACTGTTTCGACTACTTTTGCCTAATGGATAGCTTTTTTAAGGGGGGCTGGGGGGGATCATAATCTTGCGGAAAACTTTGAAAACATGCCCTAGAGGTGGGTTCCTTTTAGCTACTCCCTGCTCCCTGCTCCCTGCTCCCTGCTCCCTAAAACCTAGATATTTTTACCTCACAAGTAGAATTGCTATATTAAAATATCTTACTAATCAAACCTGGTAATTCCTTACATATAGTTACCATGTTAGCAGTAGGAGACAAAGCAGCAGCAGTTCCCATGAGTATTTTCATCGCCTTCTTAACTACTTTCTTCACACCACTATCTTCGGAATTAGTTAAAGCAGAAGCGATCGCTTCAATTTGTTCTATGGCTTCTTCTTTATCGTCGTCATCCAACTCTTCTTCTATAACTGCGTTGTGCAGTTGACTGAGTAATTCCTTGAGTTGTTTTTTATCAGGCTCAGCATCAAAGCTAGGCAACTGGCTGAAAGTATTGGTAAACGTACCAGTATTATCACCGAAAATAATTGAACCACCACCACTATTTTTAACAGCGTTCTCAGATAGATGGAACTTGCGACTTTTATCGTTGATATTAGCCATGATTTCAGAAAAATCTCCAAAAATATTACCTTGTTGTGATAATAGCAAGACTAATTGTTGAATATCACCTTTAAACTGAATTGATTGATTACTATCTTGTTGATCATTAGATACTAACTTGTTCAAATCTATTATATCATCAATTAAACTCAGAACATTCACCATCTGATAGCTTTCTTGACATTGAATGGTGTATTGCTGGTCTGTTATAAATTTTTGCAATCTTTCAAAGGGATAAGAGTGTGGCGACTGACTGTCTTTACACGTAGGGCAATTACAAGGTATTAACTTACTGTACTTCAAGCGCTTATAAGAAGCATGTATTCTATCTAGTTCGTAAGCAACTATGCTTAATAATCCCCGCTTATCTCTACCAGTAACTCTAATCTTAATCTCCCGTTTATCGTAATATTCAATCACTTCGGCTTTGGTGTTGTCCTTAGTTAAGATGACCCCAGTTTTCCAAACGTATTTTTGTTGGTCAATATACTGGTGCATCACCACAATCAAGCGAGTGATAATACCCTTAGGCATAAAATCAGGATAAGTGTAGCGTAAAATCAGATTGTGGGATGGATTCCAGTCATAGTTTGGTTGGTTATCGCTGAGGAGTTGAGGGGCGATAAAGGTATCTTTGCTGTCAGGAATTTCATAGCAAAGTTGGAATTTATTCATTAGTTCTAGTAATTCTCCTCTGGTAGAGGCATACTTTTCTTCTTTCCAAATACGTTTTAAATCGTTGCGGGTAAACTTTCCGTTGTTATTAATAATGTCATGATTATCCAGCACGTTGTAAACAGCATCGGTACCCCATTCGGGTTTAAGAATGACTGTTTTATATAACAACGAATCTTCTTGATCCTGGAAATGAAGACATATGCCTAAATCATGGAGATATCTAATTAATTGTAATTTATCTTCCCGTCGAGTAAATCCATTGGTTTCACAGATATCTAGATATTCCTCAAGAGAGATATAATTACGACAATCGTTTTCTAAAGCTTGACGAACCTTTACCCAAGTTTTCGGTAATACTTGTCCGACGTGAGGTAAATTTTTAATGTGATATTGAATAGCATCGATAATCTCTGCTAACCCTCGGTTAGTTTTGAGATTAGTAGCCATAGTGTTTTTGAGATTGGTAAACTGCCCTCGCAAAGCGTTTTCGTTAATTTCCCTTCGGCGGTCTTGTTTCTCGTTTTTAATAATCAACAGGGGGCTATTATCACTTAATTTGTCTACAATATTTAACCAATAATAAAAATCCGTATCTTGTTTACGACTATCCGCCACCAAAGTATAGAGAGAACGTTTACTTAAAAAAAACTGATGGGTAGCATGATAAATTGCTTGCCCGCCAAAATCCCAAATATTGACTTTAAATTCTTGTTCCTTATCTAGAAGAGGAAAACTCCATTTAATAACATCAATGCCTTCTGTAGATGCTTGATTGTCTTGGAGTTGGTATTGGGGGTTTTGAATTTTTTTAGCTAAACTAGTTTTGCCTGCTCCGGCCTCGCCGACAATCAACAACTTAGCTTCATAGATATAATCTTTTCCTTCTTTCCTTAATTGTCGAAAATATTGTTTAATAGCATCTACTCCTTTACTGACTACTTCTGGCGGTGGAACAACCAGGGGATTTTCCGATAACTCTAGCTGGGTTAAATTGGATAGATTTCCAAAAGATTC includes:
- a CDS encoding IS4 family transposase; amino-acid sequence: MDQPGNKSEIFQDIRHAKRLRKTLVVLSEHPGETVPKASGNASNSQSIYRFWSNEKVTRTQILASHKEGVVRRCVEAGVVLAIQDTTDLEYTTHEATKGLGYINQTLQQGIKVHSCIAVSAKGKPLGLLHQQSWTRKHRSGLKKERKKKAIQEKESYRWLETVKGAEEGLAEKAKLIHVADREADIFELFAQKRSANSELLILREYNRRVKEEMGYLLPMIEQRPILGTMTINLERNPKRPARQASLQIRGIRVTLEVPQHHPKPHNLHPVEINVLLVEETEKPADGSQPIRWLLLTTLPIDDFQKAWQCVQWYSYRWLIERFHFTLKSG
- a CDS encoding COR domain-containing protein, with product MTEDSIPTHFREKIQEARKKKLEILDLSNYSDNTILKLFVNLVSDRSQPLTKIPEEVFELKQIKVLKLKYNKIDKIPESIGNLSNLTHLYLSFNQLTNLPESIGNLSNLTHLYLSFNQLKKLPESLGNLSNLIELNLETNQLTNLPESLGNLSNLNRLELWNNQLITLPNSLGNLSNLTRLELWNNQLTTLPESLGNLSNLIRLHLSGNQLTTLPESLGNLSNLTRLHLWNNQLTTLPESFGNLSNLTQLELSENPLVVPPPEVVSKGVDAIKQYFRQLRKEGKDYIYEAKLLIVGEAGAGKTSLAKKIQNPQYQLQDNQASTEGIDVIKWSFPLLDKEQEFKVNIWDFGGQAIYHATHQFFLSKRSLYTLVADSRKQDTDFYYWLNIVDKLSDNSPLLIIKNEKQDRRREINENALRGQFTNLKNTMATNLKTNRGLAEIIDAIQYHIKNLPHVGQVLPKTWVKVRQALENDCRNYISLEEYLDICETNGFTRREDKLQLIRYLHDLGICLHFQDQEDSLLYKTVILKPEWGTDAVYNVLDNHDIINNNGKFTRNDLKRIWKEEKYASTRGELLELMNKFQLCYEIPDSKDTFIAPQLLSDNQPNYDWNPSHNLILRYTYPDFMPKGIITRLIVVMHQYIDQQKYVWKTGVILTKDNTKAEVIEYYDKREIKIRVTGRDKRGLLSIVAYELDRIHASYKRLKYSKLIPCNCPTCKDSQSPHSYPFERLQKFITDQQYTIQCQESYQMVNVLSLIDDIIDLNKLVSNDQQDSNQSIQFKGDIQQLVLLLSQQGNIFGDFSEIMANINDKSRKFHLSENAVKNSGGGSIIFGDNTGTFTNTFSQLPSFDAEPDKKQLKELLSQLHNAVIEEELDDDDKEEAIEQIEAIASALTNSEDSGVKKVVKKAMKILMGTAAALSPTANMVTICKELPGLISKIF